A region from the Brassica napus cultivar Da-Ae chromosome C8, Da-Ae, whole genome shotgun sequence genome encodes:
- the LOC125592008 gene encoding uncharacterized protein LOC125592008 — translation MGDDDSSQGYDKGLEMKKDIRCLTLSSTNYTVWSMRMKVMLLLYDVWDTIDPGSDDAKKNNMAIALIFQSVPEALILQIGEHDTSKKIWEAIKSRNLGDDRVREARLQTLMSKFDKLKMTNTDTVDDYAGKLSGLASRAAALGEIMEASKMVKKFLKGLPRTKFIHIVASLEQVLDLNSTGFEYIVGRLKAFEERIKEETQDEDQSKLMFVKDDTQVSGSHNNSRGRGRGRGYGGRVRRRGRSNGSDGHNKGGDKTKKDYFKVKCWRCDKMGHSVSHCPTRPREEGSITFSGKTGERKALKDIYYIPSLKHNIISLGQATEMDCEINMKEDLLMLKDPCGRLLVQVTRQPNRLYKTPMEVEYPKCLQIQETDVTWIWHARLGHVNFGVMKNMVDKEMVVGMSQVIHEKDVCNACLVGKQTRKSFPPKAKYRASHALVGTW, via the exons ATGGGAGATGATGATAGTTCTCAAGGATATGATAAAggtcttgagatgaagaaggacatacgATGTCTGACGCTATCATCGACGAACTACACTGTATGGTCCATGCGAATGAAAGTGATGCTTCTTTTATACGATGTTTGGGATACTATTGATCCAGGGAGCgatgatgcaaagaagaacaatatggcgATTGCTCTAATCTTTCAATCAGTCCCGGAAGCGCTAATACTTCAGATAGGAGAACATGATACATCGAAGAAGATTTGGGAAGCTATCAAATCCCGTAATCTAGGTGATGATCGCGTGAGAGAAGCGAGGTTACAGACTTTGATGTCTAAGTTCGACAAACTGAAGATGACAAACACAGACACGGTGGATGACTACGCAGGAAAACTTTCAGGCTTAGCATCGAGAGCAGCCGCGTTAGGAGAGATAATGGAAGCATCGAAGATGGTAAAGAAGTTTCTGAAGGGACTTCCAAGAACGAAGTTCATTCACATCGTAGCTTCGTTAGAACAAGTGTTGGATCTAAATTCAACAGGGTTCGAATATATTGTTGGGAGATTGAAGGCTTTCGAAGAACGCATAAAAGAAGAAACCCAAGATGAAGATCAGTCGAAGCTAATGTTTGTGAAGGATGATACGCAAGTTAGTGGAAGCCATAACAACTCgcgaggaagaggcagaggtagaggttatggtggaagagtaagaagacGAGGAAGGTCTAATGGTTCTGATGGTCATAACAAAGGAGGAGACAAAACCAAGAAGGACTACTTTAAGGTTAAATGCTGGAGATGTGACAAGATGGGGCACTCGGTGTCACATTGTCCTacacgaccaagagaagaag gtTCGATCACGTTCAGCGGAAAAACAGGAGAGAGAAAAGCACTCAAAGATATCTACTACATCCCAAGTCTTAAACACAACATCATAAGTCTTGGACAAGCAACCGAGATGGATTGTGAGATTAATAtgaaagaagacttactgatgctaAAAGATCCCTGTGGAAGGCTATTAGTACAAGTCACAAGGCAACCAAACCGATTGTACAAGACGCCAATGGAGGTTGAATATCCGAAGTgtcttcaaatacaagaaactgatgTTACATGGATATGGCATGCGCGGCTAGGACATGTGAACTTTGGAGTCATGAAAAATATGGTAGACAAGGAGATGGTAGTAGGGATGTCTCAGGTGATACACGAGAAAGATGTGTGCAACGCCTGCTTAGTTGGGAAGCAAACTCGGAAGTCTTTCCCGCCTAAAGCAAAGTATCGAGCATCACACGCATTAGTTGGTACATGGTGA